CTCCATATTGCGGTCAAAAGAAATTCGCTTCCGGGTCAATTCTTTCTGCGCCTCTTTAATCAGCGCCTTGGCTTGACGAACCTCTTCAATATCCGCAATCATGGGAAACATAATCTTGATCTTTCCGAAATGCGATGCCCGTAAAATCGCACGCAATTGAAGTTTAAAAAGATCAGGATGTGCCAAGCAAAGCCGGATGCCGCGCAATCCCAAAAAAGGATTCATCTCAGTCACGGTCCCCAACCGCGAGAAAAATTTATCCCCCCCCAGATCTAGGGTCCGAATAATAGTCGCGTAGGGCAGACTCTGCCGGGCCACCAATTGATATGCCTCAAATTGTTCGTCTTCACTGGGAAGATCGCGACGATTCAAATATAAAAATTCCGTTCTAAACAATCCAATTCCCTCAGCACCGTACTTTCTTGCCTGCCTGACATCTTCGGGCAGTTCCAGATTGGCCGCGACTGTCAATCGATACCCATCCTTGGTAACCGCGGTCATTCCCTTGAGTTTTTTTAATTTGCGCGACATCAACAGCATACGCTGCTGGGCCTGTCGATATTTGGTTAAGGTCTTCGCATCCGGATTGATAATCACCTTACCGGCACTTCCATCCACCACCAGTGTATCGCCGTTTTGGACCAACTCGGTGATCGCTTGCAATCCCACCACTGCCGGCAACTCCAAAGACCGGGCCATGATGGCAACATGCGAGGTCTTCCCTCCCATATCCGTAACAAAACCAATGACGCGCTCTTTGCGCATGGTGGTCGTCTGCGACGGGGTTAAATCTTTTGCCACCACAATAACATCCCGTTCAGAGTCGGATAATAATCCGGCCGGTTGGCCGGTCAGATTCCGCATCAATCGCGCGCTGACATCATTCACATCGGTTGCCCGTTCTTGTAAATATTCGTCGGAAGATTCCTTGAATTGTGTGACCACCGTCTTGGTGATTTCCTGTAAAACAAACTCTGCATTATGGCGGCTCAGCCGGATTTCTTCCATCGCAGCCTGAATCAGCATGGGGTCTTGCAGGATATGCAGATAGGCGTTGAATATTTCCGCCTCGCTGACCCCCACTTCCCGGGCCACCCGCTGCTTAATGGTCTCGATCTCCTTGCGCGTCGCATCCACCGCCGCCTGAAAGCGCACCAATTCCTTCTCCACCAGTGACTCAGCAACTCTGGCTTTTTTATACCGCACCTCTTTGGAACCGACCAAGTACGCTGTCCCGATGGTAATTCCCGGCGATGCCGCTATCCCTGTATAATCCTTCATTGTCTGGCTCAACGTCTTTAACTCCCGTCGTTAGTCCTTCTCACCAAAGCGATCTTGAATCAGCGCTGCCAAAGCGTCCGATGCCGCCTGTTCATCTGCGCCCTCTGTCACGACTGTGACCTTGGAACCGCATGCTGCGCCGAGCGTCATAAGCCCCATAATACTTTTTGCATTGACCAGGCGGTCCTCTTTGCGCAGATGGATCTGGCAGGAAAATCGGTTCCCGGTCTCGATAAAAACCGCTGCTGCGCGCAGATGCATTCCCAGCTTATTTTCAATAACAACTTCTTTTTCTACCATGTCGCCTCACTCCAAAAAAAATTAAATAACGCCGCTGTACGCGAGAACAACGGCCAGGCCCACCAAACCATAAAAAAGCAGCGCGGCCGGGATTCCCTTACG
This window of the bacterium genome carries:
- the ptsP gene encoding phosphoenolpyruvate--protein phosphotransferase encodes the protein MKDYTGIAASPGITIGTAYLVGSKEVRYKKARVAESLVEKELVRFQAAVDATRKEIETIKQRVAREVGVSEAEIFNAYLHILQDPMLIQAAMEEIRLSRHNAEFVLQEITKTVVTQFKESSDEYLQERATDVNDVSARLMRNLTGQPAGLLSDSERDVIVVAKDLTPSQTTTMRKERVIGFVTDMGGKTSHVAIMARSLELPAVVGLQAITELVQNGDTLVVDGSAGKVIINPDAKTLTKYRQAQQRMLLMSRKLKKLKGMTAVTKDGYRLTVAANLELPEDVRQARKYGAEGIGLFRTEFLYLNRRDLPSEDEQFEAYQLVARQSLPYATIIRTLDLGGDKFFSRLGTVTEMNPFLGLRGIRLCLAHPDLFKLQLRAILRASHFGKIKIMFPMIADIEEVRQAKALIKEAQKELTRKRISFDRNMEVGIMIELPAAAMTADLLAREASFFSIGTNDLIQYTIAADRVNEKVAYLYNPLHPAILRLIKQVVQAAHNERMWVGMCGEMAADPLLTPLLVGMGLDEFSTEPSFIPQIKKSIRENYFAECRELAEKALACSTSRDIEALLKINEKTEVLDDD
- a CDS encoding HPr family phosphocarrier protein translates to MVEKEVVIENKLGMHLRAAAVFIETGNRFSCQIHLRKEDRLVNAKSIMGLMTLGAACGSKVTVVTEGADEQAASDALAALIQDRFGEKD